CCATTCCTCATACAGGTTCCTTAGGGGGCATGTTTACCGGGATCAAGGAGGCCTCTCATTCTTCTGTATTTGTAGTGGCCTGTGATATGCCATTTTTAAATCCATCGGTTATTTCAAGACTCTGCGCTTTACCTGATAATGATGTGGTGATGGCCAATCTTTCAACCGGATATCAACCTCTTCATGCACGATATTCCAAACGTTGCTCCCTCATAATGGAGAGGATGATTCAGGACGGGAATCTTCGAATTCATAGCCTGATTCAGGACTCATCTCTCTCGGTCCAAATCGTTGAGGAATCTTTATTCGATGATATCGATCCTCATGGGTATTCTTTTTTGAATATTAATACTCCCTTTGATTTTGAATTCGCTAGAAAAGCTGCTTCTCATCTGAAATAATAGTATGCCTCTCTCCCACCACAATTTATTGATTATTCATCCTGGAGCATTAGGGGATGGGTTATTAGCTCTGCCTGCTCTTCGGATATTGCAGATTAGATTTCCTGACCATCGTCTAATTTGGTTTGGTCATAAGGAATTGGGTGAGGTACTTATGCATACGCAGGAGGTTCATCAGGCCTATTCTTTTGATAGACTGGAATTTTTGGCATATCGTGTGGAAAATGACTCCCTTCAAGAGAATTTTCTGTCGATTCTCCGTCGTTGCGATAGAGCCATTTGTTGGTTAGAGGACACAGACGGAATTTGGCTAAGTTGGTTGAAGACCGCGGGAATTCCAAACTGTATTCTTCGGTCCCCTCGTGACCCGACATTGATAAATAAACATATGGTTGATCGGTATGTTGAAATACTTCAACCTTGGGCTAGGACGACAGAGGTCCGGAGTGACATAGGAGCACATGAGAGGCCTGCACGGCATCTTGTTTTCCACAAATCACTCTCGTTAAGAGTCCATTCTCCCATCAAGGAGCCACTTATTGTTCTTCATGTTGGAAGCGGGTGTCGATATAAATGTGCCTCTCCGATGTTTTGGGCGAGTATTGTAAATGGCCTGATGAGGACGAATCCGAAACGGAAGATTTGTCTTGTAGGAGGACCCGCAGATATTGACTCTCTTCGAAATGTGCAAGGGTTACTGACTGACATTGAGTATGCCACTCTTACCGGAATGGATCTGCTTCAGGTCGCAAAATATTTACAATATGCCCAAATATTTATTGGGCATGATTCTGGACTTTCGCATTTCGCTGCAAGCTTTGGCATTTCTTCCGTATTGTTGTTTGGGCCAACCGATCCGGCAAAATGGGCGCCGCAGGGAGCTCATGTAACCATTATACGAAAATCCTGTCATTGCATTGGTAAGACGTCCATTGCTGGTTGTATGGATAGACAATGTCTTTCTGTTTCTCCACTTGAAGTCCTCGGAAAGGTTGAAGAGGTATTATGTGGAGTGAAGACAGCCGTAAATTACCCAGCCTTTGAGTGCGTTGATGAAGACTTAACTGTGCCTTGCCTTGGTTAGAATGCTGTGCTACATTCGCCGCGGCTATTGAAAAACCCATATATTCTGCGTAGATAGGATGTTTCAGCGTGGAGAAAATCCTCCAAAACCAAGTCATTGAGGCCATTGGGGTTATCCTTAGCACGGCCAAGGAATCCGGCGAGTTAATGGTGGACACGATTCCTAGCATCGTTGTGGAACCTCCTAAACGACCGGAATGGGGAGACTTTTCTTCTAGTGTCGCAATGACATTGGCCTCACAAGCTCGACAACCACCTTTGAATGTAGCCGAACTGTTGGCAGCAGGCCTTCGTGCGCAGTTTTCAGATCTATTCGTCCACGTTAACGTTGTCCCTCCAGGATTTTTGAATTTGACCCTCCATCCCATCCGGTGGATTCAAGTCCTACGGATGATTCAGGACAAGGGATCGTTATATGGAACCAGCGACATTGGAAAAGGGAAACGCATCCTCCTGGAGTTTGTGAGCGCGAATCCGACAGGGCCGTTGCATGTCGGCCATGGACGAGGAGCGGCATTGGGGCAAGCCATTGCCAGCTTATTGAAATCTACCGGATTTTCAGTTTTCCGTGAATATTATATTAACGATGCCGGTCGCCAATTACAGTTGTTGGGTCGTTCCGTCCATGCCCGTTATCGAGAGCATTGGGGCAAACCGTCATCGTTTCCCGAGGATGGCTATCATGGAGACTATATAAAAATTGTGGCTGAATCGGTGGCGAAGACTCATGGGCAAACCTTACTGGAGGACTCATCGGAAAAGGCGGAGACACTCTGTGCGCAATTGGCCAGTCAGATGCTTTTGGATCGAATCAAAGAAGATTTGGCCACATTTGGTGTTGAATTTGAAACCTGGTTTAGCGAGACATCCCTGCATACGACTGGTCTTATTCAACAATCGTTGGACGAACTTAGACAGAAAAGGCTGCTCATAGAAGAGGAGGGAGCCTGGTGGTTTCGTTCATCTCAGTTTGGAGATGAAAAAGATCGTGTGGCTCAAAAACAGGATGGGAGCTATACCTATTTAGCGGCCGATATAGCCTACCATCGACAAAAATTAGAACGTGGTTTTGATACCTTAATAAATATTTGGGGTGCTGATCATCATGGCTATATTCCACGGATGGAAGCCACAGTTCAAGCGTTTGGCTTTGCCAAAGAGACTTTGCGGATCGTTTTGGTGCAAATGGTGAGTCTGCGACGTGGTGGGCAAAAAATTGAGATGTCGAAGCGAGCTGGTGAATTTGTGACCCTACGCGAGGTGATTGATGAGGTGGGTCCAGATGCCGCTAAGTTTTTTTTCCTGATGAGACGAGCCGATACGCATTTGGATTTTGACTTGGATTTAGCCAAACAACAGTCTTCGGATAATCCCGTCTATTATGTTCAGTATGCGCATGCTCGATTGGCCAGTCTCTTTCGAGTGGCCCAGGAACGCCAAGTACGCCTTCCGGTCATCCAGGACGTTAAGCAGGCATTATTGATTCAGGATGAAGAGTTGGGGCTTATTAAAACATTGGCACAATATCCTTTGGTGGTCGAAAGCAGTGCTCTCGCGTTAGAGCCTCATCGGGTGACGTTTTATCTCCAAGAGCTTGCTGCGCAATTGCATGCCTACTACAACAAAAATCGGGTCCTTCCCTCATTGGATTCTGAGAGGGACACTGGGGGTAGGGGAGAAAATATTAAATTCGAGACAAGTGGGAATACTGGAGCATTGAATCAGGAGCTCAGGTACGAAAGTATTTCGCCGGATTTGACCGCCGCTCGCTTAGCCCTGCTTCGGCAAGTCCAGACGGTTCTTGGTAATGGGCTATCTCTCCTGGGAATATCCGCACCGGAGAAAATGTAACGTGCGTGAAGGTCAAGCATTCACGAAGATAATGCCTCAAGAGCCATCCATCTCACAGTCAGGTCCAAATCGTTTCCATATTCAGCATACTGTGCCTTCGGGTCGTGCGAGGGGTGGACGATTATTTACCGCCCATGGAGAGATCGAGACTCCGGCTTTTATGCCGGTTGGCTCACAGGGGACGGTCAAGGGACTGGACCCGAAGGAAGTCCGCGAATGCGGGTTTCATATGATTTTGGCGAATGCCTATCATCTCTTTTTGCGACCTGGCCATGAACTCATTGAATCTCTGGGAGGGCTTCATGCCTTTATGCAATGGTCCGGAGCGATTTTGACTGATAGTGGTGGGTACCAGATGGTGAGCCTGGCAGATCTTTGTAAGGTGACGGAGGAGGGAGTCGGCTTTCGTTCCCATATCGACGGTGCGTGGCATTTACTCTCACCGGAAAAAAGTATGGCCATCCAAGTCGCACTTGGATCCGATATTATGATGGTTCTTGACCATTGTCCGACCTTTCCTTGTACCGAGCAGCAAGCGCGCGAAGCCGTACAGCGAACGACCAGGTGGGCCAAGCGATGTGCGGTGGTGCCGAGAAAAGAGCACCAATGGTTGTTTGGAATTGTTCAGGGTGGAGTCTTTACCCAGTTGAGGGAAGAGTCGACTCAGGAGTTGGTTAATCTGAACATGGATGGGTATGCCTTGGGTGGATTATCCTTGGGGGAAGAAAAGCCGGCCATGTTGACCATGATCGAGACGGTCATTGATCAGCTTCCCCCTAGCCACCCGCGTTACTTAATGGGAGTTGGGCTTCCTGAAGATATTGTGGAAGGGGTAGCCCAAGGATTGGATTTATTTGATTGCGTCATCCCGACCCGCCATGGAAGAACTGGCTGGCTGTTTACCTCTACAGGGAAGGTGTTGATTAAACAGGCCCGCTACTCCCGTGATCCAAATCCCATTGATGCCGAATGTGGGTGTCCTGTATGCCACCGGTTTTCCAGGGCATATTTACGACACCTGTTTTTATCGCATGAAATGTTGGGTGTACGTCTGAATACGGTCCATAATCTTTGGTATTATGGCTCGCTCATGAAGGGGTTGCGACAAGCTATCAGCGCGAATCAGTTTGACGACTATCGGAGAGATTTTTACCGGCGACGCGAATGTGATCCGAGTGAAACGCTCATTCAGGATGTGACGACCTGATCGAATGGATTGACCACAGAAACATTTACATTGAGGTACTTATGAATTTAGATTCCTATGCCTGGGCCCAAGCCGGAGGAGCCGGCCCCGATTCCTCAGCCGGCTTATTATCGCTCATTCCTTTTCTTCTAATTTTTGTAGTGTTTTATTTTTTGCTTATTTTGCCGCAGCAACGTCGACAAAAAAAACAACGGGAATTGTTGGATAGCCTCAAAAAAGGCGATAAGGTGATTACGTCTTCAGGGATTTGGGGAACCGTGACCAATTTGGATAAGGAAACGGCTACCCTACAAGTCGCGGATAATACAAAAATCCGGTTGCAACGCGATCATGTCGCGAGCATCCGTACGTCGAATGAATCATGATGGATCAAGAGGTAGATGAATGAAAAAGCTTCGTGGGAGGTTGTTTCTCCTTTTCGTGGTCACGGTGGTGTCCGCCATCCTGGCCCTTCCTTCGTTTCCAGGTCTGTTCCAGTCGTTACCTGATGGGGTCAAGAGGGTATTGAGTCATCGCGGACTCTCCTTGGGCCTGGATCTTCAGGGAGGAATTCACCTGGTCCTGGAAGTAGAAGAGGAGCGTGCGGTGGAGATTGCCGTTGATCGAATTCGAAAGGCTGTCGAGGATCTGCTGAAGGATAAGGCAATCGAGGTGGAGGGTGTGCGTCGTGAGGGCTCGAAAATGATTGTCATCACCCTTCAACAAGAGGCGGATGGGGAGGCAGTCCGAACGCTTCTCGATGAGTCTTTCCCGAACTTTATGTCGCAAAATCCAGCGGGAACGCGCTTAGTATACGAACTCCGAGACACCGAGGAAGAGCGAGTTAAAACTTCAGCCATCAATCAGGCACTTGAAACCCTCAGAAACCGGATTGATGAATTTGGCGTGGCGGAACCTCTCATTCAGCGGTTGGGGCTCAACCAAATTGCAATTCAATTGCCTGGGGTCAAGGACCCTCAACGGGCTAAAGATCTCATTCAAGAAACGGCTCTCTTGGAATTTAAATTATTGGAGGAGTCCAAGGCGGCATTGGATTTACCGCCTCAAGTGGAAAAAGGCCAAGAAGACACGGTACGGAAGACGTTGGAAGGAAAAATTCCTGAAGGGGCAGAAATTCTATTTGAAACGGCGGTTTCGGAACCCGATGGGCGGGCGTATAGTATTCCCTATCTTGTGAAAAAAGATGCGGTTCTCAT
The sequence above is a segment of the Nitrospira sp. MA-1 genome. Coding sequences within it:
- a CDS encoding glycosyltransferase family 9 protein, with product MVDRYVEILQPWARTTEVRSDIGAHERPARHLVFHKSLSLRVHSPIKEPLIVLHVGSGCRYKCASPMFWASIVNGLMRTNPKRKICLVGGPADIDSLRNVQGLLTDIEYATLTGMDLLQVAKYLQYAQIFIGHDSGLSHFAASFGISSVLLFGPTDPAKWAPQGAHVTIIRKSCHCIGKTSIAGCMDRQCLSVSPLEVLGKVEEVLCGVKTAVNYPAFECVDEDLTVPCLG
- a CDS encoding molybdenum cofactor guanylyltransferase, whose amino-acid sequence is MTNIKKFTNISGVVLAGGKSRRMGKDKRILEWEGVKFLDKVCLTLVELFDEIIVVTAIEDYPCGHLPVRSVTDAIPHTGSLGGMFTGIKEASHSSVFVVACDMPFLNPSVISRLCALPDNDVVMANLSTGYQPLHARYSKRCSLIMERMIQDGNLRIHSLIQDSSLSVQIVEESLFDDIDPHGYSFLNINTPFDFEFARKAASHLK
- the yajC gene encoding preprotein translocase subunit YajC, translating into MNLDSYAWAQAGGAGPDSSAGLLSLIPFLLIFVVFYFLLILPQQRRQKKQRELLDSLKKGDKVITSSGIWGTVTNLDKETATLQVADNTKIRLQRDHVASIRTSNES
- the tgt gene encoding tRNA guanosine(34) transglycosylase Tgt, whose amino-acid sequence is MREGQAFTKIMPQEPSISQSGPNRFHIQHTVPSGRARGGRLFTAHGEIETPAFMPVGSQGTVKGLDPKEVRECGFHMILANAYHLFLRPGHELIESLGGLHAFMQWSGAILTDSGGYQMVSLADLCKVTEEGVGFRSHIDGAWHLLSPEKSMAIQVALGSDIMMVLDHCPTFPCTEQQAREAVQRTTRWAKRCAVVPRKEHQWLFGIVQGGVFTQLREESTQELVNLNMDGYALGGLSLGEEKPAMLTMIETVIDQLPPSHPRYLMGVGLPEDIVEGVAQGLDLFDCVIPTRHGRTGWLFTSTGKVLIKQARYSRDPNPIDAECGCPVCHRFSRAYLRHLFLSHEMLGVRLNTVHNLWYYGSLMKGLRQAISANQFDDYRRDFYRRRECDPSETLIQDVTT
- the argS gene encoding arginine--tRNA ligase, with product MEKILQNQVIEAIGVILSTAKESGELMVDTIPSIVVEPPKRPEWGDFSSSVAMTLASQARQPPLNVAELLAAGLRAQFSDLFVHVNVVPPGFLNLTLHPIRWIQVLRMIQDKGSLYGTSDIGKGKRILLEFVSANPTGPLHVGHGRGAALGQAIASLLKSTGFSVFREYYINDAGRQLQLLGRSVHARYREHWGKPSSFPEDGYHGDYIKIVAESVAKTHGQTLLEDSSEKAETLCAQLASQMLLDRIKEDLATFGVEFETWFSETSLHTTGLIQQSLDELRQKRLLIEEEGAWWFRSSQFGDEKDRVAQKQDGSYTYLAADIAYHRQKLERGFDTLINIWGADHHGYIPRMEATVQAFGFAKETLRIVLVQMVSLRRGGQKIEMSKRAGEFVTLREVIDEVGPDAAKFFFLMRRADTHLDFDLDLAKQQSSDNPVYYVQYAHARLASLFRVAQERQVRLPVIQDVKQALLIQDEELGLIKTLAQYPLVVESSALALEPHRVTFYLQELAAQLHAYYNKNRVLPSLDSERDTGGRGENIKFETSGNTGALNQELRYESISPDLTAARLALLRQVQTVLGNGLSLLGISAPEKM